From the Candidatus Nomurabacteria bacterium genome, one window contains:
- a CDS encoding YraN family protein, with protein sequence MPKVFTSKSQKKGELGEDLACRFLMKHGYYIVERNYTRRLGEIDIIAEKYGVIHFIEVKSVSFYATIRPEENMHPMKLKKIYRTIEVYIQERGIKDKDWQLDLVCVLLDEVGKRAKFRVIENIV encoded by the coding sequence ATGCCTAAAGTATTTACTTCAAAATCTCAAAAGAAAGGTGAATTGGGAGAGGATTTGGCCTGTAGGTTTCTCATGAAACATGGTTATTATATTGTGGAGCGTAATTACACACGAAGACTTGGTGAAATAGACATAATAGCCGAAAAATACGGCGTGATTCACTTTATAGAGGTTAAATCAGTCTCTTTTTATGCAACCATTAGGCCTGAAGAAAATATGCATCCAATGAAATTAAAGAAAATATATAGGACAATAGAGGTTTATATCCAAGAGAGGGGTATAAAGGACAAAGACTGGCAACTCGATCTAGTGTGTGTCCTTTTGGATGAAGTGGGGAAGAGGGCTAAATTTAGAGTTATTGAAAATATTGTTTAA